The Chitinophaga sp. Cy-1792 genome contains the following window.
GCCACAGGCTTCAGGTCTGGGAATGATAACAATACAATCCCGGCAAATACGTGGGTGCTGAATTTATCAAAAGAGATATCAGTACCGGCAATATAGCTGATCTTTTCAGGGAGTGGCTGTAATACCACCTGTTCCTTTAACTCCTTTTGCCGGATGGTGGCTTCAGGAACACTCAGTGTATTATAATCGGTGTAGTTGATAGCAGTAAGATTTTACAGATTAAAACAACGAAAGCTGGTCGCCTTCTTTTGGCTTGGGCGCTTTACCGAAAACGGTGCGGCCATTATGTTGCCAGGAATTGCGTCTTTCTTCCTCAATCAATTTATCGAAATTGGTATTGGGAATAAAATTTTTTTCTATTTCGGCAGACATCTGCGAGAGCTTGCCAATTGCTTCCTTCTTGTCTGACTCACCGATCTTAGCCTTATACAGCGCATCTTTCAGCGTGGAAATTGTTTCATCATATATTTTCAGCGGCACCGGGAAGGGATGCCCGTCTTTGCCGCCATGAGCAAAAGAAAACCGGGCGGGGTCCTCAAACCGGGAAGGGGTACCATGTATCACTTCACTCACCAGCGTCAGGGATTGTAATGTTCTAGGGCCTACGCCTTCCAGCATCAGCAATGATTCGAAGTTCGCGGGGTTGGTATCATGGGCCAGTGCCAGCACGCTTCCCAGCCGCTTCAGATTAACGTTTTCCGCCCTCACATCGTGGTGGGAAGGCATGATAAGGTTCCTGATCTCTGGCAGCAGGTGTACCGGTTTTTCCTTCAACAGTTCCATGATGCCTTGTTTGGTAACATCGGCAGCGGTATCTGTGAGGTTCAGTATCAGTCCCTGGTTTTGTCCGTAGATGTAGGTATGTGGAGATTCGGTAAAAGATTTGAAAGCGGAGGAATGCCAGTGGTACCTCCTGGCCATGCTGGTGGCGTCGTTCATGCCTTGCTGCACTACGGCCCACTCGCCCTGGCTGCTGAGTACAAAGGAATGGAGGTATAACTGGAAACCGTCCTGGATAGCAGTATTATCTACTTTGGCGGTCAGTTTGCTGCTATATATGAGCTGGTCGCCGGGAAGGCCGGTTTTATCAGCGATCACCCGTAGTTCGTTGGGCGTTTCCTTGCTATGTTTTCCTTTTCCTCCGCAGATATAAAGGCCCAGTTCAGCTGACCTGGGGTTGATGGCTTTTTTCAAGGCCCCCATCACGCTGGTGGTAATACCGCTGGAATGCCAGTCCATGCCCAGGACGCACCCGAGTGCCTGAAACCAGTATGGATCACTCATGCGGCGTAAAAACTCTCCCTGGCCATAATCCAGGATAATTGCTTCTGTGATGGCACCGCCTAACAAACTCATTCTCCGCGCCAGCCACTGTGGTACATGACCATAGTGTAATGGCAAATCTGCATACGAAGGCATATTACATCGGGTTATACTGCACCTGGTATTGCCAGATGCTTTTGTTCTGCATTAAAAATTCGTCCAGTTCATGCATCCTGCTTTTTGCACCACGAACTTCATAATTCACTTCTACTACTTCATCCTTTTTCATCAGGAGCATACGCCTGATCTGGAGGTTATATTGCCGGATGCTGGCTTCCAGCATGGCTTGTGAGAGATCAGCCTCTCTGTATTGTATAACGTAGATGCGCTTGTCGTTTACTTTCGCTACATAATGCTCTACGTACTTTAATATCAACAATACGACCATAGCGCCGGCCAGTGCAAAAACGGCCAGCACGTACTGACTCATGCCAATGGCCATGCCTATTGCGGAGGCGATCCAGATACTGGCGGCCGTTGTAATACCGTCTATGGCAAATTCTCCTTTGAAGATGACGCCGGCACCAATGAAACCTACGCCGGTCAGGATGTTGGACGCTACACGGTCAGGACTGCCGGGGTTGCCCAGTTCGGCAGATAGAATGGTGAAAACAGTACTGCTCATACAGATCAGCGCCATGGTTCGCATACCGGCCGCCTTTCGTTTATATTCCCGCTCTACACCAATTACACAGCCCATGAGGAGGGCTATCAATACTTTGAGTACCTGGTCCTGTGAAACTAACTCTATAATATGTTTCATCGGCAATATTATATCTGCAAATGTAAGGTTTTGCGTTCCAGCATCCATTGATTAAAAATTTTCTAAAAAAGTAAACTTTTGTGTTATATAAACGTTATAAAGTTGGAATATTATTTGAATCAACCAATATCCTAAAACCCTTATATGAAACTAATTCTCTATAAAGCGTGCGTAGCAGTATCCCTGGCGGCTATTTTCAGTCTGATTGCCTATAGTTGTGCCCTGGCTGCGAATTATTAACCAATGGTAAACATTTTATCTGGCGTAAAGCAATATATTTGTTTCACGATCGTCTCCTTTGTTGTGAAACCAATAGAACTGATAAATGCGTAATGACACCAATTCCACGGCGGAACCAAAGCAGCCGCTGAAATTAGCATCCCTGAAGAAAACATTTCGTCTGTTCAGCTATGTTAAACCTTACTGGCCCCAATTTGCCCTGGGCCTCGTTTTCCTCCTGGTATCGAGTCTTGCCGGACTGGCATTTCCCAAATTAATGGGGAACCTGGTTGACCCAAAGAGCGCTGAAAGCCTCTTTCACGGCATGAATTCGGCTGCTGTATTATTGCTGGCTGTCCTCGTAGGACAATCCATCTTCTCTTTTTTCCGTATCATCCTCTTTGTGAATGTAACGGAAAAAACCCTGGCTACCCTCCGCCAGGCAGTATACAGCCACCTGATCAAGCTCCCCATGAAGTTTTTCCTGGAGCGCCGGGTAGGAGAGCTGAGTAGCAGGATATCCGCTGATATATCTTCCCTGCAGGAAACATTTACCACCACACTGGCTGAATTTATACGGCAGGTGATCATTATAATAGGAGGTGTTACCATCCTGTTGTTAACTTCCTGGCAGCTGACCCTCTTCATGCTGGCTGTATTGCCGGCCATGATGGTTGTTGCGGTGATATTCGGGAAATTTATCCGTCGCTTTTCCAAACAGGTACAGGAGCAGGTAGCTGCCTCCAATACTGTCGTGGAAGAAACGCTCGCCGGTATCCTCAATGTGAAGGCATTTGCCAACGAATTCTTTGAAATTAACCGGTATAAAACCCGTACAAACGAAGCGGCCAAAATAGGAATGAAGAGCGGAAAATACCGCGGCGCATTTTCTTCTTTTATTATCCTTGGCATCTTTGGTGCACTGGTAGCAGTTATATGGAGAGGTGTAGCCCTGGATATCGGAACGCCTAAATTATTATCGTTCGTAATTTACTCCGTGTTTATCGGCGCATCTGTAGGGGGACTGGCTGAAGTATATACCAGTCTTCAGAAGAGTATCGGCGCTACCGAACATCTGCTGGAAATCCTGGATGAACCGGTAGAAGATATTACACCGGTAACCATTATCCCTGAAGAAAATCACCTGGAAGGCAGCATCAGCTTTAATGATGTGTCTTTCCATTATCCTTCCCGTCCCGACCTTACCATTATGGATGGCGTGAGCTTCGATGTATCTCCGGATCAGAAGGTAGCACTGGTGGGGCCTAGCGGCGCGGGTAAGAGTACGATTGTTTCGCTCTTGCTTCGTTTGTACGATCCCGTTAGTGGAAATATAAAATTTGATGGCCGCCCTGCGAAAGATATTCCTTTGTCGCAGCTGCGTTCGCAAATGGCCGTTGTACCACAGGATGTATTCCTCTTTGGTGGCACCATCCGTGAAAATATAGCCTATGGCCGCCCGGATGCTACAGACGCAGAACTGGAAGCCGCCGCACGCCAGGCCAATGCATGGGAATTCATCCAGCGGTTCCCCAATGGACTCGATACCATCGTCGGTGAACGCGGTATACAACTCTCCGGTGGCCAGCGTCAGCGCATCGCCATCGCCAGGGCAGTATTGAAAAATCCACGTATACTTATCCTCGACGAAGCGACTTCCGCACTGGATTCTGAATCTGAAAAACTCGTACAGGACGCGCTGGACAAACTCATGGAAGGTCGCACTTCCATTGTAATTGCCCACAGGCTCGCCACCGTTCGTGAAGCAGATAAAATTATTGTGTTGGATAAAGGACGTATTGTGGAAGTGGGTACCCATTGGGAGCTCATCGAACTGGAAGGTGGTTTGTATAAGACATTAAGTGAAATGCAATTCAGCCATTAATAAGGCTTTTGCTTCTTTTAGCAAGATGGCTTTGCCATCTTGCTAAAAGAAGAATCAATAAAAAAGGTTTGCCGAAGGCAAACCTTTTTTATTGAAAATTAAATTAAAATATTGTTTACATATACGGCTTCATCTCCTCATCAATATCTTTCCTCAAATCCATCAGCTTTTTAGCATAAGCTTCCATACTGATTTCATTCGCGGTCCGCGGAACCCATTTAGGAACAGCGGTCGTTTTGCCCTGATCATCTACTGCAGCAAACACCATTACACAGTGGGTGGTCTTGGTTTTTGTCTGCTGGCGCGGGTTTCCGGCAAAAACATCTATGGAAATATGCATACTGGTATTGCCGGTATAGATGATATTGGCAGTGATTTCTACCAGGTCTCCGATGGCTATTGGTTTAAAAAAACGGATACCTCCAACATAAACAGTAACGGCATATTGTCCGCTCCAATTGGCAGCGCAGGTATATCCTGCCTGGTCTATCCATTTCATAACGGAGCCCCCGTGTACCTTTCCACCGAAATTTACATCTGAGGGCTCTGCTAAAAATCTTAATGTTATTGTGTGGTAAATGGAGTCCATAGCAATTAAAATAATTTAAGCAGACTCCAAATTACGAATTAATAATTATCTCCGCCACCCATTTCTCCGTTGCCTTCCTGCTTACCGTTTTTACGTTTGAACAGATGGGTGTCCATCTTTCCGAAACGCCATGCTGCATTGAGTCGCAGCTCACGGGTAAGCCGCTTGCGATAGTTTTCCTGTTGGGAATAGGTGGTATTGGTGTAGCTCAGATTTCTGTCGCTGTTGAAGATGTCGTTGATGCCAAGGGAAATGCTCAGGGCTTTGTTCTTCAGCATATCTTTCTTAACGGCGGCATCTACTGACCAGGTAGGCTCACGTTCGCCCTGTGGTAAAATCTGCTTCGACTCGTACACACCGTTTACCTGGAAAGTCAGGTTCCACGGGAGTTTGGTGTTGCTGTTCAATTTACCGAACCAGGTAAAGCCCTGATTGGTCAATGTGCTGTTATCCTGAGAGGCATTGATTTTTGTCTGGGCCAGGTTAGCGTTGGCGGTAACATCCCAGCTTTTTGTCAGCTGACTGCGTAGTGTCAGTTCTGCACCGTAGGAATTACGGGAGCTGGCATTGATAGGGTACGACAGCAGGATATGCTGTGAAGTACCATTCACCGTCATCAGGGTATCTTTATAAAAATCAGTAATAGCGTTGGTTGTATTACGATAATATATCGACATCAGCACATTCACTTTGTGGTTGAAATCTTTCAGGTATGAGAACTCGAAAGAGTTGGTGAACTCAGGGCTGAGGCTCGGGTTACCGGTGCTGGCGCTGGTTCCGTTGAGGTTGATCACCGGCAGCAGGTCCATA
Protein-coding sequences here:
- a CDS encoding DUF763 domain-containing protein, producing the protein MPSYADLPLHYGHVPQWLARRMSLLGGAITEAIILDYGQGEFLRRMSDPYWFQALGCVLGMDWHSSGITTSVMGALKKAINPRSAELGLYICGGKGKHSKETPNELRVIADKTGLPGDQLIYSSKLTAKVDNTAIQDGFQLYLHSFVLSSQGEWAVVQQGMNDATSMARRYHWHSSAFKSFTESPHTYIYGQNQGLILNLTDTAADVTKQGIMELLKEKPVHLLPEIRNLIMPSHHDVRAENVNLKRLGSVLALAHDTNPANFESLLMLEGVGPRTLQSLTLVSEVIHGTPSRFEDPARFSFAHGGKDGHPFPVPLKIYDETISTLKDALYKAKIGESDKKEAIGKLSQMSAEIEKNFIPNTNFDKLIEEERRNSWQHNGRTVFGKAPKPKEGDQLSLF
- a CDS encoding MgtC/SapB family protein, whose protein sequence is MKHIIELVSQDQVLKVLIALLMGCVIGVEREYKRKAAGMRTMALICMSSTVFTILSAELGNPGSPDRVASNILTGVGFIGAGVIFKGEFAIDGITTAASIWIASAIGMAIGMSQYVLAVFALAGAMVVLLILKYVEHYVAKVNDKRIYVIQYREADLSQAMLEASIRQYNLQIRRMLLMKKDEVVEVNYEVRGAKSRMHELDEFLMQNKSIWQYQVQYNPM
- a CDS encoding ABC transporter ATP-binding protein, whose product is MRNDTNSTAEPKQPLKLASLKKTFRLFSYVKPYWPQFALGLVFLLVSSLAGLAFPKLMGNLVDPKSAESLFHGMNSAAVLLLAVLVGQSIFSFFRIILFVNVTEKTLATLRQAVYSHLIKLPMKFFLERRVGELSSRISADISSLQETFTTTLAEFIRQVIIIIGGVTILLLTSWQLTLFMLAVLPAMMVVAVIFGKFIRRFSKQVQEQVAASNTVVEETLAGILNVKAFANEFFEINRYKTRTNEAAKIGMKSGKYRGAFSSFIILGIFGALVAVIWRGVALDIGTPKLLSFVIYSVFIGASVGGLAEVYTSLQKSIGATEHLLEILDEPVEDITPVTIIPEENHLEGSISFNDVSFHYPSRPDLTIMDGVSFDVSPDQKVALVGPSGAGKSTIVSLLLRLYDPVSGNIKFDGRPAKDIPLSQLRSQMAVVPQDVFLFGGTIRENIAYGRPDATDAELEAAARQANAWEFIQRFPNGLDTIVGERGIQLSGGQRQRIAIARAVLKNPRILILDEATSALDSESEKLVQDALDKLMEGRTSIVIAHRLATVREADKIIVLDKGRIVEVGTHWELIELEGGLYKTLSEMQFSH
- a CDS encoding acyl-CoA thioesterase, whose protein sequence is MDSIYHTITLRFLAEPSDVNFGGKVHGGSVMKWIDQAGYTCAANWSGQYAVTVYVGGIRFFKPIAIGDLVEITANIIYTGNTSMHISIDVFAGNPRQQTKTKTTHCVMVFAAVDDQGKTTAVPKWVPRTANEISMEAYAKKLMDLRKDIDEEMKPYM